One Tenebrio molitor chromosome 2, icTenMoli1.1, whole genome shotgun sequence genomic region harbors:
- the alph gene encoding protein phosphatase 1A isoform X2: MGAFLDKPKTDKFQECGEGNGLRYGVASMQGWRVEMEDAHMARTNLGDALKDWSYFAVFDGHAGAKVSAHCAEHLLDAIMQTEEFQEDVMKGIHNGFLELDNKMRSLPEMTSGEDKSGTTAVCAFVSPRLIYIANCGDSRAVLCRAGSPVFTTQDHKPGLPSERERIVKAGGNVMIQRVNGSLAVSRALGDYEYKNVEGRGPCEQLVSPEPEIFVRDRDDGEDEFLVLACDGIWDVMSNEDLCQYIHNRLLVTDNLQEVTSQVIDTCLYKGSRDNMSIVLVVFPGAPTPTQEAIEAEKELDATLERRIKEIVDENEDNEFSMVLHKLVSLNIEGLPPGGGLAAKRALIEKIFKELCPDQAETCFQ; this comes from the exons ATGGGAGCATTTCTTGACAAGCCAAAGACAGATAAATTCCAAGAGTGTGGAGAAGGCAATGGGCTGCGCTATGGGGTGGCTAGCATGCAGGGCTGGAGGGTCGAAATGGAGGACGCCCACATGGCCAGAACAAACCTTGGGGACGCCCTTAAAGACTGGTCTTACTTTGCGGTGTTTGACGGCCATGCTGGAGCTAAG GTATCAGCCCACTGCGCTGAGCATCTTCTTGACGCCATCATGCAGACGGAGGAATTCCAGGAGGACGTGATGAAGGGCATACATAATGGTTTCCTAGAATTAGATAATAAAATGCGCTCGTTACCTGAAATGACGTCGGGAGAGGACAAGAGTGGCACGACGGCGGTTTGCGCCTTCGTTTCTCCTAGACTAATCTATATAGCAAATTGTGGAGATTCCCGCGCGGTACTTTGTCGGGCCGGTAGTCCCGTCTTCACGACGCAGGACCACAAGCCCGGTCTACCCTCGGAACGGGAGCGGATCGTCAAGGCCGGTGGCAACGTCATGATCCAGAGAGTAAACGGCAGCTTGGCCGTGTCTAGAGCCCTGGGCGATTACGAGTACAAAAATGTCGAAGGAAGAGGACCCTGCGAGCAGCTGGTCTCCCCCGAACCGGAAATTTTCGTTAGAGACAGAGACGACGGCGAGGATGAGTTCTTGGTGTTGGCGTGCGACGGCATATGGGACGTCATGAGCAACGAGGATCTCTGTCAGTACATACATAATCGCCTTTTAGTCACCGATAATTTACAAGAAGTTACCAGCCAAGTTATCGATACGTGTTTGTACAAA GGTAGTCGAGATAACATGAGTATTGTGTTAGTCGTATTTCCTGGTGCCCCCACCCCAACCCAGGAAGCAATCGAAGCCGAGAAGGAGTTGGATGCAACCCTGGAAAGGCGTATAAAag AAATTGTGGATGAAAACGAAGACAATGAATTCTCCATGGTGCTGCACAAACTTGTATCACTCAACATTGAAGGATTACCTCCAGGCGGTGGATTAGCTGCAAA GCGTGCActgattgaaaaaattttcaaagaattGTGTCCGGATCAAGCTGAAACT TGCTTCCAGTAA
- the alph gene encoding protein phosphatase 1A isoform X3 encodes MGAFLDKPKTDKFQECGEGNGLRYGVASMQGWRVEMEDAHMARTNLGDALKDWSYFAVFDGHAGAKVSAHCAEHLLDAIMQTEEFQEDVMKGIHNGFLELDNKMRSLPEMTSGEDKSGTTAVCAFVSPRLIYIANCGDSRAVLCRAGSPVFTTQDHKPGLPSERERIVKAGGNVMIQRVNGSLAVSRALGDYEYKNVEGRGPCEQLVSPEPEIFVRDRDDGEDEFLVLACDGIWDVMSNEDLCQYIHNRLLVTDNLQEVTSQVIDTCLYKGSRDNMSIVLVVFPGAPTPTQEAIEAEKELDATLERRIKAAVPKESNEILRDSEPSKITALLLTKL; translated from the exons ATGGGAGCATTTCTTGACAAGCCAAAGACAGATAAATTCCAAGAGTGTGGAGAAGGCAATGGGCTGCGCTATGGGGTGGCTAGCATGCAGGGCTGGAGGGTCGAAATGGAGGACGCCCACATGGCCAGAACAAACCTTGGGGACGCCCTTAAAGACTGGTCTTACTTTGCGGTGTTTGACGGCCATGCTGGAGCTAAG GTATCAGCCCACTGCGCTGAGCATCTTCTTGACGCCATCATGCAGACGGAGGAATTCCAGGAGGACGTGATGAAGGGCATACATAATGGTTTCCTAGAATTAGATAATAAAATGCGCTCGTTACCTGAAATGACGTCGGGAGAGGACAAGAGTGGCACGACGGCGGTTTGCGCCTTCGTTTCTCCTAGACTAATCTATATAGCAAATTGTGGAGATTCCCGCGCGGTACTTTGTCGGGCCGGTAGTCCCGTCTTCACGACGCAGGACCACAAGCCCGGTCTACCCTCGGAACGGGAGCGGATCGTCAAGGCCGGTGGCAACGTCATGATCCAGAGAGTAAACGGCAGCTTGGCCGTGTCTAGAGCCCTGGGCGATTACGAGTACAAAAATGTCGAAGGAAGAGGACCCTGCGAGCAGCTGGTCTCCCCCGAACCGGAAATTTTCGTTAGAGACAGAGACGACGGCGAGGATGAGTTCTTGGTGTTGGCGTGCGACGGCATATGGGACGTCATGAGCAACGAGGATCTCTGTCAGTACATACATAATCGCCTTTTAGTCACCGATAATTTACAAGAAGTTACCAGCCAAGTTATCGATACGTGTTTGTACAAA GGTAGTCGAGATAACATGAGTATTGTGTTAGTCGTATTTCCTGGTGCCCCCACCCCAACCCAGGAAGCAATCGAAGCCGAGAAGGAGTTGGATGCAACCCTGGAAAGGCGTATAAAag CTGCAGTTCCCAAAGaatcaaatgaaattttaagaGATTCTGAACCAAGCAAAATAACTGCCCTCCTTTTGACGAAGTTGTGA
- the alph gene encoding protein phosphatase 1A isoform X1 codes for MGAFLDKPKTDKFQECGEGNGLRYGVASMQGWRVEMEDAHMARTNLGDALKDWSYFAVFDGHAGAKVSAHCAEHLLDAIMQTEEFQEDVMKGIHNGFLELDNKMRSLPEMTSGEDKSGTTAVCAFVSPRLIYIANCGDSRAVLCRAGSPVFTTQDHKPGLPSERERIVKAGGNVMIQRVNGSLAVSRALGDYEYKNVEGRGPCEQLVSPEPEIFVRDRDDGEDEFLVLACDGIWDVMSNEDLCQYIHNRLLVTDNLQEVTSQVIDTCLYKGSRDNMSIVLVVFPGAPTPTQEAIEAEKELDATLERRIKEIVDENEDNEFSMVLHKLVSLNIEGLPPGGGLAAKRALIEKIFKELCPDQAETDLDSFN; via the exons ATGGGAGCATTTCTTGACAAGCCAAAGACAGATAAATTCCAAGAGTGTGGAGAAGGCAATGGGCTGCGCTATGGGGTGGCTAGCATGCAGGGCTGGAGGGTCGAAATGGAGGACGCCCACATGGCCAGAACAAACCTTGGGGACGCCCTTAAAGACTGGTCTTACTTTGCGGTGTTTGACGGCCATGCTGGAGCTAAG GTATCAGCCCACTGCGCTGAGCATCTTCTTGACGCCATCATGCAGACGGAGGAATTCCAGGAGGACGTGATGAAGGGCATACATAATGGTTTCCTAGAATTAGATAATAAAATGCGCTCGTTACCTGAAATGACGTCGGGAGAGGACAAGAGTGGCACGACGGCGGTTTGCGCCTTCGTTTCTCCTAGACTAATCTATATAGCAAATTGTGGAGATTCCCGCGCGGTACTTTGTCGGGCCGGTAGTCCCGTCTTCACGACGCAGGACCACAAGCCCGGTCTACCCTCGGAACGGGAGCGGATCGTCAAGGCCGGTGGCAACGTCATGATCCAGAGAGTAAACGGCAGCTTGGCCGTGTCTAGAGCCCTGGGCGATTACGAGTACAAAAATGTCGAAGGAAGAGGACCCTGCGAGCAGCTGGTCTCCCCCGAACCGGAAATTTTCGTTAGAGACAGAGACGACGGCGAGGATGAGTTCTTGGTGTTGGCGTGCGACGGCATATGGGACGTCATGAGCAACGAGGATCTCTGTCAGTACATACATAATCGCCTTTTAGTCACCGATAATTTACAAGAAGTTACCAGCCAAGTTATCGATACGTGTTTGTACAAA GGTAGTCGAGATAACATGAGTATTGTGTTAGTCGTATTTCCTGGTGCCCCCACCCCAACCCAGGAAGCAATCGAAGCCGAGAAGGAGTTGGATGCAACCCTGGAAAGGCGTATAAAag AAATTGTGGATGAAAACGAAGACAATGAATTCTCCATGGTGCTGCACAAACTTGTATCACTCAACATTGAAGGATTACCTCCAGGCGGTGGATTAGCTGCAAA GCGTGCActgattgaaaaaattttcaaagaattGTGTCCGGATCAAGCTGAAACT